The Pongo abelii isolate AG06213 chromosome 23, NHGRI_mPonAbe1-v2.0_pri, whole genome shotgun sequence genome includes a window with the following:
- the LOC100446819 gene encoding uncharacterized protein LOC100446819 isoform X1 — protein MRWRLSLLQLAASDVPGLPSSSQHHLPDLSFAMLLSLLGACAVVGPFHGPVWEPVQGLLSQNHSCRDPQCCGNLLVLCLFLVWQVRHYWHQVTRTHFSTRNVIKVPLQKRAVPSMRCETVFKLTPEFFSPGKSRGLDSQQCAQRQRWGYRRSLQESWAQNLLSPQHPCPGPPSGIHTHSEPIFCATSISNTCLLPQDSSWKTWQVPWCLHDGQTRPALDMCQEMEQLLLHSQERLVSLEPVVSVRSRPTSMTLTMSLPNLLSAQRLQFCPRELLPDPSHQTLRMCTWKSWHCPPEAWEPGGKNQTAGREDSRETQAPRWMNQTGSRREDASEIQASGEQFPVDFGMEGDAETNMLECANQRLVISETDGEILTLGWDTQDRMGVESRTNIQELGNRNQREAGGKNLPETQAHMGENQEQLRCKIDAETQTPEWENQDKNGSEVAVETQTFERKDKKEAGGEDGEEIQAQGLGKQGQTGDDNGEETQTPQWEKQGQMKGDADMEIQTEEGRNKDQVGGQDAAQTQSCGRENVGEVKKENSVEPQALDWGKQKCVGNGNVTEMQTPRWEKHDQDGSKKAKKIQASGGENQKQLSHEIQVRWGNKGLRGEDAKETQIATKKKLREIREKDWVVIQALWWGNQRQVVSEIYREFEILCWENQKWIGGEHRAEIQAPEKRDQRKDGCEDGTNILAPEAEIQEQLKGETDVETQSNEPLREEDGTDIQSLGRREVKGEDDKETQELGGKNQGQLGNEFSGQIHIPKGKNQEHIRGEDGAHTQTSESGNWGKLTSQIDGEMHSAEWKKDQQIGGENGAEIQIQGKRNLREVGGEDGVKTWAPGKETQSQFRSDLGRKILLSEWKSQEQMGSENGTEIQAPVERNQREPGGEDSVKTQRPKRENEDQLVSEIGGSHSAGRRNWELTGKDVAENQASEKRNQTEVGDEDGRMIWRLRGKYWRLRAKNQRLLKRKGNGKTRLSEWKNQEQGGGGNDEEIQIQGKRNLRGTIGDDGTETQAPAGDDQGQLRGEIDEEIQVQGQANKNEGGVEDVAELQDIGSQRKCTDEDVGEPRAPMGGNKDLVRGEDAVRDSLQVDCSGSERPTGKKHSLPWPPAFTGYGCGTREQEQAVAVNGFISAPCPEMNPLPDWGEVFLLVGGEGEHLASQGTAPARDHRVGISPASQQAQPESWRRRQRDKGVDPEKAPSLTRQSQNPPSLTAPLGMPSACPCLPCGPAPEAVIILAGPPTALTVLPKGTGLKKSKRLLLESLMRRRIAHLKWGLPRRILESYFLFNFLGSCSLTLAGARLPGLKTGQELQAQQEKYCEAQVSPPGLKSPESFQRVQRPDRKSSKLPIQARALERNRPHMSEPMSISIQPEKARRVRPPGGAREPQEIQEAPARTKLPASRTPRPATESRSWCGLQRVGEPPSENSRSRKVIRSRVSQLAERAPSRVRTSFSRADHAHWRKECTSWEASKSPRLKCQQPTYWRRGSLESTGCRGAGQKPSCHSAQSVSFKGRLHSAVAKLSLTLLAKMSWSPQLAKRKHLAPNLSLREPDSTLPPKVGDPRAGEDSIGDHTASQRDLQPQGHCCTGATLPKTESPQGQEAPGNPNRAPQNTRASKKFSIMKHLNFFLFQHGFKK, from the exons ATGAGGTGGCGGCTATCCCTACTGCAGCTGGCTGCATCAGATGTGCCAGGCCTGCCATCTAGCTCCCAACACCATCTGCCTGACTTAAGCTTTGCCATGTTGTTGTCACTGCTGGGTGCCTGTGCCGTGGTGGGGCCATTCCATGGCCCTGTGTGGGAGCCAGTGCAGGGCCTGCTCTCCCAGAATCACAGCTGCAGGGACCCTCAGTGCTGTGGTAACCTGCTTGTCCTCTGCCTCTTTCTGGTCTGGCAGGTCCGGCACTATTGGCACCAGGTCACCAGGACCCACTTCAGCACAAGGAATGTCATCAAG GTGCCACTGCAGAAGCGGGCAGTGCCCTCCATGAGGTGCGAAACTGTCTTCAAGCTGACTCCTGAATTCTTCAGTCCTGGAAAGTCCAGGGGCCTAGATTCTCAACAATGCGCACAAAGGCAGAGATGGGGATACCGGAGGAGCCTCCAGGAATCATGGGCCCAGAACCTGCTCTCTCCACAGCACCCATGTCCAGGCCCACCTTCAGGTATCCACACCCACTCTGAGCCCATCTTTTGTGCCACCTCCATTTCAAACACCTGTTTACTGCCTCAGGACAGTTCCTGGAAAACATGGCAGGTGCCTTGGTGTCTCCATGATGGTCAGACTCGCCCCGCCTTGGACATGTGTCAAGAGATGGAGCAGCTGCTGCTTCACTCACAGGAAAGGTTGGTGTCACTGGAGCCTGTCGTCAGTGTGAGGTCTCGCCCCACCTCCATGACCTTAACCATGTCTCTTCCAAACTTACTTTCAGCTCAGAGGCTGCAGTTCTGCCCCAGAGAGCTCCTGCCTGATCCTTCCCACCAAACACTGAGAATGTGCACTTGGAAGTCTTGGCACTGTCCACCAGAGGCCTGGGAACCAGGGGGTAAAAACCAGACAGCAGGCAGAGAGGATAGTAGAGAGACCCAGGCTCCAAGGTGGATGAACCAGACAGGGAGCAGACGGGAGGATGCTTCAGAAATCCAGGCATCTGGGGAGCAGTTCCCTGTAGACTTTGGAATGGAGGGTGATGCAGAGACTAACATGTTGGAGTGTGCAAACCAGAGACTAGTAATAAGTGAAACTGATGGCGAGATCTTGACACTAGGGTGGGACACCCAGGACCGGATGGGAGTTGAGAGTAGAACCAACATTCAGGAACTAGGGAATAGAAACCAGAGGGAGGCTGGAGGTAAGAATCTCCCTGAAACCCAGGCACATATGGGAGAGAACCAAGAACAGTTAAGATGTAAAATTGATGCAGAGACTCAAACACCTGAGTGGGAGAACCAGGACAAGAATGGAAGTGAGGTTGCTGTGGAGACCCAGACATTTGAGAGGAAGGACAAGAAAGAGGCTGGAGGGGAGGACGGGGAAGAGATCCAGGCTCAAGGACTGGGGAAGCAAGGCCAGACTGGAGATGACAATGGTGAGGAGACCCAGACACCACAGTGGGAGAAACAAGGTCAGATGAAAGGTGATGCGGATATGGAAATTCAGACGGAAGAGGGGAGAAACAAGGACCAGGTTGGAGGTCAGGATGCTGCACAAACCCAATCATGTGGGAGGGAGAACGTGGGAGaagtaaaaaaagagaatagTGTAGAGCCCCAGGCCTTGGATTGGGGAAAACAGAAAtgtgttggaaatgggaatgttaCAGAGATGCAGACACCAAGGTGGGAGAAACATGATCAAGATGGAAGTAAGAAAGCTAAGAAGATCCAAGCATCTGGGGGAGAGAACCAGAAACAATTAAGTCATGAAATTCAAGTGCGGTGGGGAAACAAGGGCCTGAGAGGTGAAGATGCTAAGGAAACCCAGATAGCTACCAAGAAGAAGCTCAGGGAGATAAGAGAGAAGGATTGGGTGGTGATCCAGGCACTATGGTGGGGAAACCAGAGACAAGTAGTAAGTGAAATTTATAGAGAATTTGAGATACTATGTTGGGAGAATCAGAAATGGATTGGAGGTGAACATAGAGCAGAAATTCAGGCACCAGAGAAGAGAGACCAGAGAAAGGATGGATGTGAGGATGGCACAAATATCCTGGCACCCGAGGCTGAGATCCAGGAACAATTAAAAGGTGAAACTGATGTGGAGACTCAGAGCAATGAGCCACTTAGAGAAGAGGATGGTACAGACATTCAGTCACTAGGGAGGAGAGAGGTTAAAGGTGAGGATGATAAAGAGACCCAGGaacttgggggaaaaaatcagGGTCAGTTAGGAAATGAATTTAGTGGACAGATTCACATACCAAAGGGGAAGAATCAGGAACATATTAGAGGCGAAGATGGTGCACATACCCAGACATCTGAGTCAGGGAACTGGGGCAAATTAACAAGTCAAATTGATGGAGAAATGCATTCAGCAGAATGGAAGAAAGATCAGCAGATTGGAGGTGAGAATGGAGCAGAAATTCAGATACAAGGGAAGAGAAACCTGAGAGAAGTTGGAGGTGAGGATGGTGTAAAGACCTGGGCACCTGGGAAAGAAACCCAGAGTCAGTTTAGAAGTGATCTTGGTAGAAAGATCCTTTTATCAGAGTGGAAGAGCCAGGAGCAGATGGGAAGTGAGAATGGAACAGAAATTCAGGCTCCAGTGGAGAGAAACCAGAGAGAACCTGGAGGTGAGGACAGTGTAAAGACTCAGAGACCTAAGAGAGAGAACGAGGACCAGTTAGTTAGTGAAATTGGAGGGAGCCATTCAGCAGGGAGGAGGAACTGGGAACTGACTGGAAAGGATGTTGCAGAAAATCAGGCATCAGAGAAGAGAAACCAGACAGAGGTTGGAGACGAGGACGGTAGAATGATCTGGAGGCTTAGGGGAAAATACTGGAGGCTTAGAGCAAAGAACCAGAGACTGTTAAAAAGGAAAGGTAATGGAAAGACCCGTTTATCAGAGTGGAAGAACCAGGAACAGGGTGGAGGTGGGAATGATGAAGAAATTCAAATACAGGGTAAGAGAAACCTGAGAGGGACCATAGGTGATGATGGTACAGAGACCCAGGCTCCTGCAGGAGATGACCAGGGACAGTTAAGAGGTGAAATTGATGAAGAGATCCAGGTACAAGGGCAAGCAAATAAGAATGAGGGTGGAGTTGAGGATGTTGCAGAACTCCAGGATATAGGAAGCCAGAGAAAATGCACAGATGAGGATGTTGGAGAGCCTCGAGCACCAATGGGAGGAAACAAGGATCTGGTCAGAGGAGAGGATGCTGTGAGGGACAGTCTCCAAGTCGACTGTTCTGGGAGTGAGAGGCCCACAGGCAAGAAGCACAGCCTACCATGGCCTCCAGCCTTCACTGGCTATGGATGTGGGACCCGGGAACAGGAACAGGCAGTGGCTGTGAATGGTTTCATCTCTGCCCCCTGTCCTGAGATGAATCCTCTCCCTGACTGGGGTGAAGTCTTCCTGCTGGTGGGTGGTGAGGGAGAGCATCTGGCCAGCCAGGGCACAGCCCCTGCCAGGGATCATAGAGTGGGGATCAGTCCAGCCTCCCAGCAGGCCCAACCTGAATCCTGGAGAAGACGACAAAGGGACAAAGGGGTGGATCCAGAGAAGGCCCCCAGCCTGACTCGGCAGTCCCAAAACCCTCCGTCTCTGACTGCTCCCTTGGGCATGCCCTCTGCCTGCCCCTGTCTCCCGTGTGGCCCAGCCCCGGAAGCTGTCATCATTCTAGCGGGTCCTCCCACCGCCCTCACTGTCCTGCCCAAGGGGACAGGCCTCAAGAAGAGCAAACGACTGCTCCTGGAGTCCCTCATGCGGAGGAGGATTGCACACCTGAAGTGGGGTCTTCCCCGGCGGATCCTGGAGTCCTATTTCCTGTTTAACTTCTTAGGATCTTGCTCATTGACCCTTGCTGGAGCGAGGCTCCCTGGACTGAAGACAGGCCAGGAGCTCCAAGCGCAGCAGGAAAAGTATTGTGAGGCCCAAGTCTCCCCACCAGGCCTTAAGTCCCCAGAGAGTTTCCAGAGGGTTCAGCGCCCAGACAGAAAAAGCTCAAAACTTCCTATACAAGCCAGAGCTCTGGAGAGGAACAGACCACACATGTCAGAGCCCATGAGCATTTCCATCCAGCCTGAAAAAGCCAGGAGAGTCAGGCCACCAGGGGGCGCCAGAGAACCACAGGAGATCCAGGAAGCGCCTGCTAGGACCAAGCTCCCAGCTTCCAGGACCCCCAGGCCGGCAACGGAGTCCAGGAGCTGGTGTGGCCTACAAAGGGTCGGAGAGCCTCCCAGTGAGAACAGTAGGAGCAGGAAAGTGATCAGGTCAAGGGTCTCCCAGCTGGCAGAGAGGGCTCCCAGCAGAGTGAGAACCTCATTCTCTAGGGCAGACCACGCCCACTGGAGGAAGGAATGTACATCCTGGGAGGCCTCTAAGTCCCCCAGACTCAAATGCCAGCAACCCACATACTGGAGAAGAGGAAGCCTGGAATCTACAGGGTGCAGAGGGGCTGGGCAGAAGCCTTCCTGCCATTCTGCACAATCTGTCAGCTTCAAAGGGAGGCTCCACTCTGCGGTGGCAAAGCTGAGCCTGACCCTTCTGGCCAAGATGTCCTGGTCCCCACAGCTCGCCAAGCGCAAGCACTTGGCCCCTAACCTGAGCCTGAGGGAACCTGATTctactctgcctcccaaagtgggtgATCCACGTGCAGGGGAGGACAGCATCGGAGACCACACTGCTTCACAGAGGGATCTTCAGCCGCAAGGTCACTGCTGTACTGGGGCCACCCTTCCTAAGACAGAGAGTCCCCAGGGCCAGGAGGCACCTGGGAACCCAAATAGGGCTCCACAGAATACACGAGCCTCCAAAAAGTTTAGTATTATGAAgcatctgaatttttttctcttccagcaTGGCTTTAAAAAGTAG
- the LOC100446819 gene encoding uncharacterized protein LOC100446819 isoform X2, which yields MRCETVFKLTPEFFSPGKSRGLDSQQCAQRQRWGYRRSLQESWAQNLLSPQHPCPGPPSGIHTHSEPIFCATSISNTCLLPQDSSWKTWQVPWCLHDGQTRPALDMCQEMEQLLLHSQERLVSLEPVVSVRSRPTSMTLTMSLPNLLSAQRLQFCPRELLPDPSHQTLRMCTWKSWHCPPEAWEPGGKNQTAGREDSRETQAPRWMNQTGSRREDASEIQASGEQFPVDFGMEGDAETNMLECANQRLVISETDGEILTLGWDTQDRMGVESRTNIQELGNRNQREAGGKNLPETQAHMGENQEQLRCKIDAETQTPEWENQDKNGSEVAVETQTFERKDKKEAGGEDGEEIQAQGLGKQGQTGDDNGEETQTPQWEKQGQMKGDADMEIQTEEGRNKDQVGGQDAAQTQSCGRENVGEVKKENSVEPQALDWGKQKCVGNGNVTEMQTPRWEKHDQDGSKKAKKIQASGGENQKQLSHEIQVRWGNKGLRGEDAKETQIATKKKLREIREKDWVVIQALWWGNQRQVVSEIYREFEILCWENQKWIGGEHRAEIQAPEKRDQRKDGCEDGTNILAPEAEIQEQLKGETDVETQSNEPLREEDGTDIQSLGRREVKGEDDKETQELGGKNQGQLGNEFSGQIHIPKGKNQEHIRGEDGAHTQTSESGNWGKLTSQIDGEMHSAEWKKDQQIGGENGAEIQIQGKRNLREVGGEDGVKTWAPGKETQSQFRSDLGRKILLSEWKSQEQMGSENGTEIQAPVERNQREPGGEDSVKTQRPKRENEDQLVSEIGGSHSAGRRNWELTGKDVAENQASEKRNQTEVGDEDGRMIWRLRGKYWRLRAKNQRLLKRKGNGKTRLSEWKNQEQGGGGNDEEIQIQGKRNLRGTIGDDGTETQAPAGDDQGQLRGEIDEEIQVQGQANKNEGGVEDVAELQDIGSQRKCTDEDVGEPRAPMGGNKDLVRGEDAVRDSLQVDCSGSERPTGKKHSLPWPPAFTGYGCGTREQEQAVAVNGFISAPCPEMNPLPDWGEVFLLVGGEGEHLASQGTAPARDHRVGISPASQQAQPESWRRRQRDKGVDPEKAPSLTRQSQNPPSLTAPLGMPSACPCLPCGPAPEAVIILAGPPTALTVLPKGTGLKKSKRLLLESLMRRRIAHLKWGLPRRILESYFLFNFLGSCSLTLAGARLPGLKTGQELQAQQEKYCEAQVSPPGLKSPESFQRVQRPDRKSSKLPIQARALERNRPHMSEPMSISIQPEKARRVRPPGGAREPQEIQEAPARTKLPASRTPRPATESRSWCGLQRVGEPPSENSRSRKVIRSRVSQLAERAPSRVRTSFSRADHAHWRKECTSWEASKSPRLKCQQPTYWRRGSLESTGCRGAGQKPSCHSAQSVSFKGRLHSAVAKLSLTLLAKMSWSPQLAKRKHLAPNLSLREPDSTLPPKVGDPRAGEDSIGDHTASQRDLQPQGHCCTGATLPKTESPQGQEAPGNPNRAPQNTRASKKFSIMKHLNFFLFQHGFKK from the coding sequence ATGAGGTGCGAAACTGTCTTCAAGCTGACTCCTGAATTCTTCAGTCCTGGAAAGTCCAGGGGCCTAGATTCTCAACAATGCGCACAAAGGCAGAGATGGGGATACCGGAGGAGCCTCCAGGAATCATGGGCCCAGAACCTGCTCTCTCCACAGCACCCATGTCCAGGCCCACCTTCAGGTATCCACACCCACTCTGAGCCCATCTTTTGTGCCACCTCCATTTCAAACACCTGTTTACTGCCTCAGGACAGTTCCTGGAAAACATGGCAGGTGCCTTGGTGTCTCCATGATGGTCAGACTCGCCCCGCCTTGGACATGTGTCAAGAGATGGAGCAGCTGCTGCTTCACTCACAGGAAAGGTTGGTGTCACTGGAGCCTGTCGTCAGTGTGAGGTCTCGCCCCACCTCCATGACCTTAACCATGTCTCTTCCAAACTTACTTTCAGCTCAGAGGCTGCAGTTCTGCCCCAGAGAGCTCCTGCCTGATCCTTCCCACCAAACACTGAGAATGTGCACTTGGAAGTCTTGGCACTGTCCACCAGAGGCCTGGGAACCAGGGGGTAAAAACCAGACAGCAGGCAGAGAGGATAGTAGAGAGACCCAGGCTCCAAGGTGGATGAACCAGACAGGGAGCAGACGGGAGGATGCTTCAGAAATCCAGGCATCTGGGGAGCAGTTCCCTGTAGACTTTGGAATGGAGGGTGATGCAGAGACTAACATGTTGGAGTGTGCAAACCAGAGACTAGTAATAAGTGAAACTGATGGCGAGATCTTGACACTAGGGTGGGACACCCAGGACCGGATGGGAGTTGAGAGTAGAACCAACATTCAGGAACTAGGGAATAGAAACCAGAGGGAGGCTGGAGGTAAGAATCTCCCTGAAACCCAGGCACATATGGGAGAGAACCAAGAACAGTTAAGATGTAAAATTGATGCAGAGACTCAAACACCTGAGTGGGAGAACCAGGACAAGAATGGAAGTGAGGTTGCTGTGGAGACCCAGACATTTGAGAGGAAGGACAAGAAAGAGGCTGGAGGGGAGGACGGGGAAGAGATCCAGGCTCAAGGACTGGGGAAGCAAGGCCAGACTGGAGATGACAATGGTGAGGAGACCCAGACACCACAGTGGGAGAAACAAGGTCAGATGAAAGGTGATGCGGATATGGAAATTCAGACGGAAGAGGGGAGAAACAAGGACCAGGTTGGAGGTCAGGATGCTGCACAAACCCAATCATGTGGGAGGGAGAACGTGGGAGaagtaaaaaaagagaatagTGTAGAGCCCCAGGCCTTGGATTGGGGAAAACAGAAAtgtgttggaaatgggaatgttaCAGAGATGCAGACACCAAGGTGGGAGAAACATGATCAAGATGGAAGTAAGAAAGCTAAGAAGATCCAAGCATCTGGGGGAGAGAACCAGAAACAATTAAGTCATGAAATTCAAGTGCGGTGGGGAAACAAGGGCCTGAGAGGTGAAGATGCTAAGGAAACCCAGATAGCTACCAAGAAGAAGCTCAGGGAGATAAGAGAGAAGGATTGGGTGGTGATCCAGGCACTATGGTGGGGAAACCAGAGACAAGTAGTAAGTGAAATTTATAGAGAATTTGAGATACTATGTTGGGAGAATCAGAAATGGATTGGAGGTGAACATAGAGCAGAAATTCAGGCACCAGAGAAGAGAGACCAGAGAAAGGATGGATGTGAGGATGGCACAAATATCCTGGCACCCGAGGCTGAGATCCAGGAACAATTAAAAGGTGAAACTGATGTGGAGACTCAGAGCAATGAGCCACTTAGAGAAGAGGATGGTACAGACATTCAGTCACTAGGGAGGAGAGAGGTTAAAGGTGAGGATGATAAAGAGACCCAGGaacttgggggaaaaaatcagGGTCAGTTAGGAAATGAATTTAGTGGACAGATTCACATACCAAAGGGGAAGAATCAGGAACATATTAGAGGCGAAGATGGTGCACATACCCAGACATCTGAGTCAGGGAACTGGGGCAAATTAACAAGTCAAATTGATGGAGAAATGCATTCAGCAGAATGGAAGAAAGATCAGCAGATTGGAGGTGAGAATGGAGCAGAAATTCAGATACAAGGGAAGAGAAACCTGAGAGAAGTTGGAGGTGAGGATGGTGTAAAGACCTGGGCACCTGGGAAAGAAACCCAGAGTCAGTTTAGAAGTGATCTTGGTAGAAAGATCCTTTTATCAGAGTGGAAGAGCCAGGAGCAGATGGGAAGTGAGAATGGAACAGAAATTCAGGCTCCAGTGGAGAGAAACCAGAGAGAACCTGGAGGTGAGGACAGTGTAAAGACTCAGAGACCTAAGAGAGAGAACGAGGACCAGTTAGTTAGTGAAATTGGAGGGAGCCATTCAGCAGGGAGGAGGAACTGGGAACTGACTGGAAAGGATGTTGCAGAAAATCAGGCATCAGAGAAGAGAAACCAGACAGAGGTTGGAGACGAGGACGGTAGAATGATCTGGAGGCTTAGGGGAAAATACTGGAGGCTTAGAGCAAAGAACCAGAGACTGTTAAAAAGGAAAGGTAATGGAAAGACCCGTTTATCAGAGTGGAAGAACCAGGAACAGGGTGGAGGTGGGAATGATGAAGAAATTCAAATACAGGGTAAGAGAAACCTGAGAGGGACCATAGGTGATGATGGTACAGAGACCCAGGCTCCTGCAGGAGATGACCAGGGACAGTTAAGAGGTGAAATTGATGAAGAGATCCAGGTACAAGGGCAAGCAAATAAGAATGAGGGTGGAGTTGAGGATGTTGCAGAACTCCAGGATATAGGAAGCCAGAGAAAATGCACAGATGAGGATGTTGGAGAGCCTCGAGCACCAATGGGAGGAAACAAGGATCTGGTCAGAGGAGAGGATGCTGTGAGGGACAGTCTCCAAGTCGACTGTTCTGGGAGTGAGAGGCCCACAGGCAAGAAGCACAGCCTACCATGGCCTCCAGCCTTCACTGGCTATGGATGTGGGACCCGGGAACAGGAACAGGCAGTGGCTGTGAATGGTTTCATCTCTGCCCCCTGTCCTGAGATGAATCCTCTCCCTGACTGGGGTGAAGTCTTCCTGCTGGTGGGTGGTGAGGGAGAGCATCTGGCCAGCCAGGGCACAGCCCCTGCCAGGGATCATAGAGTGGGGATCAGTCCAGCCTCCCAGCAGGCCCAACCTGAATCCTGGAGAAGACGACAAAGGGACAAAGGGGTGGATCCAGAGAAGGCCCCCAGCCTGACTCGGCAGTCCCAAAACCCTCCGTCTCTGACTGCTCCCTTGGGCATGCCCTCTGCCTGCCCCTGTCTCCCGTGTGGCCCAGCCCCGGAAGCTGTCATCATTCTAGCGGGTCCTCCCACCGCCCTCACTGTCCTGCCCAAGGGGACAGGCCTCAAGAAGAGCAAACGACTGCTCCTGGAGTCCCTCATGCGGAGGAGGATTGCACACCTGAAGTGGGGTCTTCCCCGGCGGATCCTGGAGTCCTATTTCCTGTTTAACTTCTTAGGATCTTGCTCATTGACCCTTGCTGGAGCGAGGCTCCCTGGACTGAAGACAGGCCAGGAGCTCCAAGCGCAGCAGGAAAAGTATTGTGAGGCCCAAGTCTCCCCACCAGGCCTTAAGTCCCCAGAGAGTTTCCAGAGGGTTCAGCGCCCAGACAGAAAAAGCTCAAAACTTCCTATACAAGCCAGAGCTCTGGAGAGGAACAGACCACACATGTCAGAGCCCATGAGCATTTCCATCCAGCCTGAAAAAGCCAGGAGAGTCAGGCCACCAGGGGGCGCCAGAGAACCACAGGAGATCCAGGAAGCGCCTGCTAGGACCAAGCTCCCAGCTTCCAGGACCCCCAGGCCGGCAACGGAGTCCAGGAGCTGGTGTGGCCTACAAAGGGTCGGAGAGCCTCCCAGTGAGAACAGTAGGAGCAGGAAAGTGATCAGGTCAAGGGTCTCCCAGCTGGCAGAGAGGGCTCCCAGCAGAGTGAGAACCTCATTCTCTAGGGCAGACCACGCCCACTGGAGGAAGGAATGTACATCCTGGGAGGCCTCTAAGTCCCCCAGACTCAAATGCCAGCAACCCACATACTGGAGAAGAGGAAGCCTGGAATCTACAGGGTGCAGAGGGGCTGGGCAGAAGCCTTCCTGCCATTCTGCACAATCTGTCAGCTTCAAAGGGAGGCTCCACTCTGCGGTGGCAAAGCTGAGCCTGACCCTTCTGGCCAAGATGTCCTGGTCCCCACAGCTCGCCAAGCGCAAGCACTTGGCCCCTAACCTGAGCCTGAGGGAACCTGATTctactctgcctcccaaagtgggtgATCCACGTGCAGGGGAGGACAGCATCGGAGACCACACTGCTTCACAGAGGGATCTTCAGCCGCAAGGTCACTGCTGTACTGGGGCCACCCTTCCTAAGACAGAGAGTCCCCAGGGCCAGGAGGCACCTGGGAACCCAAATAGGGCTCCACAGAATACACGAGCCTCCAAAAAGTTTAGTATTATGAAgcatctgaatttttttctcttccagcaTGGCTTTAAAAAGTAG